In a genomic window of Streptomyces sp. SN-593:
- a CDS encoding ATP-binding protein, producing the protein MLTTQRRTPDTGHRTGLALTDVVGNLTVTRTGYVTAWYVAEPQRWSFKTDRERNQLVLAHAQRLAELTGRRLYLRITHRPYPVARWAEALHRSVVNPLPGWESYLQEEQLQVARLPLDDKVIYYGVRLGRVSGAGRAANKVLRGALDRELAALGRDLTEIDRTMSAPGMDASPAQAHDMDWLLTRSIGLGLPAPLDPPPQPDSVWSPSDLAEHTDGVEWSAPEPYAPHLRIAGDRNGQRVERYVTILTMSRMDLPDIPESGYGPWLQRLDRLRFPYEVSGVFDVREPAQTDRDIRDQLDRIRHQVNHHAEHDVDVPLQLSRQRDQGRGIEDETRSGFSGLATRVHGWIRIAVSAATAEDVRNRADQVIKMYSPQVVIKRPSDQYTMAREFIPGEDLAHTGYRRRMPVTTLAGSLPAATALVGDRVGPHIGSTSGVSRRAVMWHPWMSTEQRERSGLTVVLSTLGGGKSTLCGKVVYDTTRMGVPWVVLDPSGPLTRLCDLPELRPYSRRIDLMRAEPGTLNPYHVIPDPRPEHYTPEQYADYDDPALEASLALQRDTQAAAAQRRTLAIDAMRGLLPAQITGSQQTQTALLLAAGRTDASVHSSPHAIIKELEAESGLGLAEHAGHLAKLLHAAAELPQGQLIFPPADGDDRYQTAHQRLVVMSLRGLTLPADGTPPSEWTLEEQYSMPLLYLAGWYAQRSIYDRDMNDRKGLFLDETHALLSVPSGRTLVKKTGRDSRKHNTRALYATQDGGDILTAGVENWVDSVFVGRTIGAQAQRAALGLLGIEPGHGYEEILEGLSNQSRSSNTRLGWREFIFNDGNDGMERITVRLDRPALRDALNSTANPHRSRSNPFVELAKDGNR; encoded by the coding sequence TTGCTCACGACTCAGCGCCGCACACCCGACACCGGGCACCGCACCGGACTCGCGCTCACCGACGTCGTTGGAAACCTGACCGTCACCCGCACCGGTTACGTCACCGCCTGGTACGTAGCCGAACCTCAGCGCTGGAGCTTCAAAACGGACCGCGAGCGCAACCAGCTCGTACTAGCTCACGCCCAGCGCCTGGCCGAACTCACCGGCCGCCGGCTCTACCTCCGGATCACCCACCGCCCGTACCCGGTCGCCCGCTGGGCTGAGGCCCTGCACCGCTCCGTCGTCAACCCGCTGCCCGGCTGGGAGAGCTATCTCCAGGAGGAACAGCTCCAGGTCGCTCGACTACCGCTTGATGACAAGGTCATCTACTACGGGGTGCGCCTGGGCCGGGTCTCCGGCGCAGGCCGGGCCGCGAACAAGGTGCTGCGCGGCGCGCTGGACCGCGAACTGGCCGCACTCGGCCGGGACCTGACGGAGATCGACCGGACGATGAGCGCTCCGGGCATGGACGCCTCCCCCGCACAGGCCCACGACATGGACTGGCTGCTGACCCGCTCCATCGGCCTCGGTCTACCCGCCCCGCTCGACCCGCCACCGCAGCCTGACAGCGTCTGGTCGCCGAGCGATCTCGCCGAACACACCGACGGCGTCGAGTGGAGCGCGCCCGAGCCCTACGCCCCGCACCTGCGGATCGCCGGCGACCGCAACGGCCAGCGCGTGGAACGCTACGTGACCATCCTGACGATGAGCCGCATGGACCTGCCCGACATCCCGGAATCCGGGTATGGCCCCTGGCTCCAGCGACTGGACCGGCTGCGGTTCCCCTACGAGGTCTCCGGCGTCTTCGACGTCCGGGAACCTGCGCAGACCGACCGCGACATCCGCGACCAGCTCGACCGCATCCGCCACCAGGTCAACCACCACGCCGAGCACGACGTCGACGTCCCTCTCCAGCTCTCCCGGCAGCGGGACCAGGGGCGGGGGATCGAAGACGAAACGAGGAGCGGATTCTCCGGCCTGGCAACCCGTGTGCACGGCTGGATTCGCATCGCGGTCTCCGCGGCCACCGCCGAGGACGTCCGCAACCGGGCCGACCAGGTCATCAAGATGTACTCGCCACAGGTCGTCATCAAGCGTCCCTCAGACCAGTACACGATGGCCCGCGAGTTCATCCCCGGGGAGGACCTGGCCCACACCGGCTACCGGCGGCGGATGCCCGTGACCACCCTCGCCGGGTCCCTGCCGGCCGCCACCGCTCTGGTCGGCGACCGCGTGGGCCCCCACATCGGCTCGACGTCCGGGGTATCCCGACGCGCGGTGATGTGGCACCCATGGATGAGCACCGAGCAGCGTGAGCGCTCCGGCCTAACGGTGGTCCTGTCCACCCTGGGCGGCGGCAAGAGCACTCTGTGCGGAAAAGTCGTATACGACACGACACGGATGGGCGTGCCCTGGGTGGTGCTCGACCCGTCGGGGCCGCTGACCCGGCTGTGCGACCTCCCGGAGCTGCGGCCGTACTCCCGACGGATTGACCTGATGCGGGCCGAACCCGGAACTCTCAACCCGTACCACGTGATCCCCGACCCCCGGCCCGAGCACTACACCCCAGAGCAGTACGCCGACTACGACGACCCGGCGCTGGAGGCCAGCCTGGCCCTCCAGCGGGACACCCAGGCCGCGGCCGCGCAGCGGCGCACCCTGGCGATCGACGCGATGCGGGGTCTGCTACCCGCCCAGATCACCGGTAGCCAGCAGACGCAGACCGCGCTGCTGCTGGCCGCCGGCAGGACCGACGCGTCCGTGCACTCCTCTCCGCACGCGATCATCAAGGAGCTGGAAGCCGAATCGGGGCTGGGCCTCGCAGAGCACGCCGGGCACCTGGCGAAGCTGCTGCACGCCGCCGCCGAGCTACCGCAGGGGCAACTGATCTTCCCTCCCGCTGACGGTGACGACCGCTACCAGACCGCGCACCAGCGCCTGGTGGTGATGAGCCTGCGCGGCCTGACTCTGCCCGCCGACGGCACCCCTCCCAGCGAATGGACGCTGGAGGAGCAGTACAGCATGCCCCTGCTGTACCTGGCTGGCTGGTACGCGCAGCGCTCCATCTACGACCGGGACATGAACGACCGCAAGGGGCTGTTCCTCGACGAGACCCACGCTCTGCTGTCGGTCCCGTCCGGCCGGACCCTGGTCAAGAAGACCGGCCGCGACTCCCGCAAACACAACACCCGGGCCCTATACGCCACCCAGGACGGCGGGGACATCCTCACCGCGGGCGTCGAGAACTGGGTCGACTCAGTGTTTGTGGGCCGCACCATCGGAGCCCAGGCGCAGCGCGCCGCGCTGGGACTGTTGGGCATCGAACCCGGCCACGGCTACGAGGAGATCCTCGAGGGGCTGTCGAATCAGTCCCGCAGCTCCAACACCCGGTTGGGGTGGCGAGAGTTCATCTTCAACGACGGCAACGACGGCATGGAGCGCATCACGGTCCGCCTGGACCGGCCGGCGCTACGCGACGCCCTCAACTCGACCGCCAACCCCCACCGATCCCGATCGAACCCGTTCGTTGAGCTCGCAAAGGACGGGAACCGATGA
- a CDS encoding C40 family peptidase yields the protein MPAAAVMLSSRAGRRIALTATAAGLAGCLALVVSAGAMFSADASSEMASVDCPISGVSVGDAKGAAAVDLSGDQVTNAQTIIAVGQQMNVSVKGQVIAIATALQESSLHNLDHGDRDSLGLFQQRPSQGWGTRDQILDPTYASTSFYKHLLTIKGWEDMPVTVAAQRVQHSAFPDAYADHEQQAVQIVADVGPSTGNITQIDTSGCTSVSSTATGTTLTMLQAALDQVGKPYVWGATGPDAFDCSGLVIYAWRQAGRELTVRTSQQMYNIATPIASGQEQPGDLAFTGWGEQGPGPGHVMIVVKRGEVVEAPHTGSNVKVRAYNATNENLKFGRLPDSALTDTSSST from the coding sequence ATGCCCGCAGCCGCGGTGATGCTGTCCAGCCGGGCCGGCCGCCGGATCGCTCTTACCGCGACCGCGGCTGGCCTCGCTGGCTGCCTCGCGCTGGTCGTCTCTGCCGGTGCGATGTTCAGCGCGGACGCCTCCAGCGAGATGGCCAGCGTCGACTGCCCGATCAGCGGCGTATCAGTTGGCGACGCCAAGGGCGCTGCCGCGGTCGACCTTTCCGGGGACCAGGTGACGAACGCTCAGACGATCATCGCCGTCGGACAGCAGATGAACGTGTCGGTCAAAGGGCAGGTGATCGCGATCGCCACGGCGCTCCAGGAGAGCAGTCTGCATAACCTCGACCACGGCGACCGCGATTCCCTCGGCTTGTTCCAGCAGCGCCCTTCACAAGGCTGGGGAACTCGTGACCAGATCCTCGACCCGACGTACGCCAGCACCTCGTTCTACAAGCACCTGCTCACCATCAAGGGCTGGGAGGACATGCCGGTGACCGTCGCTGCTCAGCGTGTCCAGCACTCTGCGTTCCCCGACGCCTACGCCGACCACGAGCAACAGGCCGTGCAGATCGTCGCTGATGTCGGCCCCAGTACCGGCAACATCACCCAGATCGACACATCCGGCTGCACCAGCGTCAGCAGCACGGCCACCGGAACCACCCTCACCATGCTCCAGGCAGCCCTGGACCAGGTCGGGAAACCGTACGTGTGGGGTGCCACCGGCCCCGATGCTTTCGACTGCTCCGGCTTGGTCATCTACGCCTGGCGTCAGGCCGGCCGGGAACTGACCGTCCGGACCAGTCAGCAGATGTACAACATCGCCACCCCGATTGCCAGCGGTCAGGAACAGCCGGGGGATTTGGCGTTTACCGGGTGGGGCGAGCAGGGGCCCGGGCCGGGGCACGTGATGATCGTCGTCAAGCGCGGCGAAGTAGTGGAGGCCCCGCACACCGGGAGCAACGTCAAGGTGCGTGCCTACAACGCCACGAACGAGAACTTGAAGTTCGGACGTCTGCCAGACTCCGCGCTCACCGACACCAGCTCCAGCACCTGA
- a CDS encoding nuclease-related domain-containing protein: MWWLPPAVVIGYGVLLITWRMLPSARVLALAAGAALPTLLARRIYKVGPEVRRWRVGADGERRTAALLAPLTWDGWHVVHDRAIPGGGRANLDHVALLPDGESAVLIDTKAWTARATVTMRRGTAYCGSRSLAETIKTTRWEAKQTSLALGVPVTPLIAVHGAKVARGRLSLGDGLVIVSAGRLRSELRRIPVQRDPQAARHLAVRAEGALPRYIDQKRTATHAQ; encoded by the coding sequence GTGTGGTGGCTGCCGCCCGCGGTGGTCATCGGGTATGGGGTGCTGCTGATTACCTGGCGGATGTTGCCCAGTGCCCGCGTTCTGGCGCTGGCCGCAGGCGCGGCCTTGCCCACCCTCCTTGCCCGGCGCATCTACAAGGTCGGTCCCGAGGTCCGCCGTTGGCGGGTTGGCGCAGACGGCGAGCGTCGTACGGCGGCTCTGCTGGCTCCGCTGACGTGGGACGGATGGCACGTCGTGCACGATCGAGCGATCCCCGGCGGCGGCCGCGCCAACCTCGACCACGTCGCACTGCTCCCCGACGGGGAGTCCGCCGTCCTGATCGACACCAAAGCGTGGACAGCCCGGGCAACGGTAACTATGCGTCGGGGAACCGCGTACTGCGGATCTCGCTCCCTGGCCGAGACGATCAAGACCACCCGCTGGGAGGCGAAGCAAACTTCGCTCGCCCTCGGTGTCCCTGTCACACCCCTGATCGCCGTGCATGGTGCGAAGGTCGCCCGCGGCCGCCTCTCGCTGGGCGACGGACTGGTCATCGTCTCCGCTGGACGGCTCCGCAGCGAGTTGCGCCGCATCCCCGTTCAGCGAGACCCGCAGGCGGCGAGACACCTCGCCGTCCGGGCCGAAGGCGCACTCCCCCGCTACATCGACCAGAAGAGGACCGCCACCCATGCCCAGTAA
- a CDS encoding ATP-binding protein produces MPSNDALNAHQFLPVDTTIPDPSLVIMIGAAGAGKSTWASTWPDTQVLELDRFRALVSDDPGCQEATGDAVFALQAVLEARLSRRKMTIVDSTNCDQKVRADLIATARLHGMSTVALVIGTPASVCVDRQKSRPANRRVPEAIVRDQHAAMVDAFARLPAEGFDHVVVAENIHRLEALLQRASDTRRADLGWDSGDGLGDLLLVRRVLGTEILPLWRWRVGADLADGDRVGEIRLGPDRMILALRVDVDGEGDIWFDLLVACPYDDDCDAPAWQAVHSVSDLLAAHTNSTGSHPDAVCTVHTDALRP; encoded by the coding sequence ATGCCCAGTAACGACGCCCTCAACGCCCACCAGTTCCTGCCCGTCGACACGACCATCCCGGACCCCTCGTTGGTGATCATGATCGGTGCCGCCGGGGCCGGGAAGTCGACGTGGGCCAGCACCTGGCCCGACACGCAGGTCCTGGAACTCGACAGGTTCCGGGCCCTGGTTAGTGACGACCCAGGGTGCCAGGAGGCCACCGGGGACGCTGTGTTCGCGTTGCAGGCCGTCCTGGAGGCCCGCCTGTCCCGCCGGAAGATGACGATCGTCGACAGCACGAACTGCGATCAGAAGGTGCGTGCCGACCTGATCGCGACCGCCCGCCTTCACGGCATGTCGACGGTTGCTCTGGTCATCGGTACACCAGCCTCCGTGTGTGTCGACCGTCAGAAGAGCCGGCCCGCGAACCGGCGCGTACCCGAGGCGATCGTGCGCGACCAGCACGCCGCTATGGTCGACGCGTTCGCTCGCCTGCCCGCCGAAGGGTTCGATCACGTCGTCGTCGCGGAGAACATTCACCGCCTCGAGGCGCTGCTGCAACGGGCCAGCGACACTCGGCGCGCCGATCTCGGCTGGGACAGCGGCGATGGCCTGGGCGACCTGCTGCTGGTTCGCCGAGTGCTCGGCACCGAGATCCTGCCGTTGTGGCGCTGGCGCGTCGGCGCGGATCTCGCCGACGGTGACCGCGTCGGTGAGATCCGCCTCGGACCGGACCGCATGATCCTCGCCCTGCGCGTCGACGTCGACGGAGAGGGCGATATCTGGTTCGACCTGCTCGTGGCCTGCCCGTATGACGACGACTGCGACGCCCCCGCGTGGCAGGCCGTCCACTCGGTCAGTGATCTGCTGGCCGCACACACCAACAGCACCGGGTCGCACCCCGATGCCGTCTGCACTGTCCACACGGACGCGCTCCGGCCGTAG
- a CDS encoding plasmid partition protein: protein MLIASLKPRTMGGTTNTGLLAYALARAGRPVTCYDADESLQLTAWARDASDFPCRVHEADTPAFAETIYPAMDHSRINLVDAGHAENHPDIVDSVLEVADLAIVTLSPTTADYDRLTRPERGTPLAKLVRRSAALRPSGQPPATVVLLNRCQAGAASPKKYADLLANGGKNGTDPAWTVLSTRIPRREAIASAVGFPCDKPERKAPYDALVTELVHLGHLPEAQR, encoded by the coding sequence ATGCTGATTGCCAGCCTGAAGCCGCGGACCATGGGCGGCACGACCAACACGGGGCTTCTGGCCTACGCTCTCGCCCGCGCCGGCCGCCCCGTCACCTGCTATGACGCAGACGAGTCTCTCCAGCTCACGGCATGGGCGCGTGATGCCAGTGATTTCCCGTGCCGAGTCCATGAGGCCGACACCCCAGCATTCGCGGAGACCATCTACCCAGCGATGGATCACAGCCGGATCAACCTGGTGGACGCCGGGCACGCCGAGAACCACCCCGACATCGTGGACAGCGTGCTGGAGGTGGCGGACTTGGCCATCGTGACACTCTCGCCCACCACGGCGGACTACGACCGGCTGACCAGGCCGGAGCGCGGCACCCCGCTGGCGAAACTCGTGCGAAGGTCCGCCGCGTTGCGGCCGAGCGGGCAGCCGCCGGCCACGGTCGTACTACTCAACCGGTGCCAGGCCGGGGCCGCCAGCCCGAAGAAGTACGCCGATCTCCTCGCGAACGGCGGCAAGAACGGCACTGACCCGGCCTGGACTGTACTGTCCACTCGTATCCCCCGGCGCGAGGCGATCGCGTCCGCGGTCGGCTTCCCCTGCGACAAACCCGAGCGCAAAGCCCCGTACGACGCGCTCGTCACCGAGCTGGTCCACCTCGGACACCTGCCCGAGGCGCAGCGGTGA
- a CDS encoding fic family toxin-antitoxin system, toxin component: MVLFIDEGWLSAAAHAYVPHDPDVTDYGAFGAAVARHRHETMGTLVYPEAHHRAAALLHSLIRVSALEHSNELFAIAVATAYLAASGYTVKVTPSDALTLAQQTAVGNVDVRDIAAAVKGWTAT; the protein is encoded by the coding sequence ATGGTGCTGTTTATCGATGAGGGTTGGCTGTCCGCGGCCGCGCACGCGTACGTACCTCACGACCCCGACGTCACCGACTACGGCGCGTTCGGCGCCGCCGTGGCCCGTCATCGCCACGAGACCATGGGAACCCTCGTCTACCCCGAAGCCCATCACCGTGCCGCCGCACTGCTGCACTCCCTGATCAGGGTCTCGGCGCTAGAGCATAGCAACGAGCTGTTCGCGATCGCGGTTGCTACCGCATACCTGGCAGCCAGCGGATACACCGTCAAGGTCACCCCGTCAGACGCGCTGACCTTGGCGCAGCAGACCGCGGTCGGCAACGTAGACGTCAGGGACATCGCCGCCGCCGTCAAGGGGTGGACCGCAACCTAG
- a CDS encoding transcriptional regulator yields the protein MTKRPNAKLRQALELSGMSRTEFARRVRAAALTWGEPHISPDATGVRRWLDGEIPRAPAPDIIADVISGEVGYRVTTYDLGLSDAPSTDRAILYNPSIAVTVEAVADLGRADVDRRSFLAAAPFTAVAAVGPSRDWLLSTLDQEPESGPRVRFEDVTAVKNMFGEFQKMDVLGGGGSGRLILAAYVSTHVLPLLRRTYTDDVRRALCEAASEQTYLLGWMAYDNGEHGIAQRYLVQSLRLAEESRNPALGAHVLAGMADQATLLGHPEEGRRLAQAGRAGLGKASPACMADLWALEARALARMGQTAEASRAVFRSEAEYARVQGGDEAEWATFIDPAYLHGEYAVTFRDLGQGARAEEHARQSIAHARKQNRARRGAMSHAALAVSHLQRRDLEAAHAAGLRTLSLTTQVKSTRAVEAVQDLQTRMQQVAGAHRLVADFTERARTLLAA from the coding sequence ATGACGAAGAGGCCGAATGCGAAACTCCGGCAGGCCCTGGAGCTGTCCGGCATGAGCCGTACCGAGTTCGCCCGCCGCGTGCGAGCCGCAGCTCTGACCTGGGGAGAACCGCACATCAGTCCTGATGCAACAGGAGTCCGACGCTGGCTGGATGGAGAGATTCCGCGGGCACCCGCACCGGACATCATCGCCGATGTTATTTCGGGCGAAGTCGGCTATCGAGTTACTACATACGATTTGGGGCTTTCTGACGCACCCAGCACCGACCGGGCGATCCTCTACAACCCGTCGATCGCCGTTACGGTAGAGGCCGTTGCCGATCTGGGGAGGGCCGACGTGGACCGTCGCTCGTTTCTTGCTGCTGCCCCTTTTACCGCTGTCGCCGCTGTCGGGCCCTCCCGAGACTGGCTCCTCTCGACGCTTGACCAAGAGCCCGAATCCGGTCCGCGGGTGCGCTTCGAGGACGTCACCGCGGTGAAGAACATGTTCGGGGAGTTCCAGAAGATGGACGTCCTCGGAGGGGGCGGGAGCGGCCGGCTCATCCTCGCCGCGTACGTCTCGACCCACGTACTCCCGCTACTGCGCCGCACCTACACGGACGACGTCAGGCGTGCGCTCTGTGAGGCGGCCTCTGAGCAGACGTACCTCCTGGGGTGGATGGCATACGACAACGGTGAACACGGCATCGCGCAGCGGTACCTCGTACAGTCGCTCCGCCTCGCAGAGGAGTCACGGAACCCTGCTCTGGGGGCGCACGTCCTCGCCGGGATGGCCGACCAGGCCACACTGCTAGGCCACCCCGAGGAGGGCCGGCGCCTTGCGCAGGCAGGCCGGGCCGGCCTGGGCAAGGCGTCGCCCGCGTGCATGGCGGACCTCTGGGCGCTGGAGGCTCGGGCCCTCGCCCGCATGGGGCAGACCGCCGAGGCGTCCCGTGCCGTCTTCCGCAGCGAGGCTGAGTACGCCCGCGTGCAAGGCGGTGACGAGGCGGAATGGGCTACCTTCATCGACCCCGCCTACCTGCACGGCGAGTACGCAGTGACCTTCCGCGACCTCGGACAGGGCGCGCGAGCCGAAGAGCACGCACGCCAGTCCATCGCACACGCACGGAAACAGAACCGGGCCCGCCGGGGCGCCATGTCGCACGCCGCCCTGGCCGTCTCCCATCTCCAGCGCCGCGACCTGGAAGCCGCGCACGCTGCCGGACTGCGCACGCTGTCCCTGACAACGCAGGTCAAGAGCACCCGCGCGGTCGAGGCAGTCCAGGACCTCCAGACTCGGATGCAGCAGGTCGCCGGCGCTCACCGACTTGTCGCGGACTTCACCGAGCGGGCCCGCACACTGCTGGCTGCCTGA
- a CDS encoding ATP-binding protein → MQTLDRIAFAAQRFAREPRQVGNARRWASRVLSTWGIEQIDTIVVCMSELATNAVLYGAGAQVRVQLTGSSDLLRVEVHDLGSGRPHQRCPSPMDERGRGLLLVAALARQWAVEPEAVGNVVWAEFGVSYQREEG, encoded by the coding sequence ATGCAAACGCTTGATCGCATTGCCTTCGCCGCTCAGCGCTTCGCCCGTGAGCCGCGTCAGGTGGGAAACGCACGTCGCTGGGCAAGTCGTGTACTGAGCACGTGGGGCATTGAGCAGATCGACACCATCGTGGTGTGCATGTCCGAGCTGGCGACCAACGCCGTGCTGTACGGGGCCGGCGCCCAGGTCCGGGTCCAACTCACCGGTTCCAGCGACCTGTTGAGGGTCGAAGTCCACGACCTAGGGTCGGGCCGTCCTCATCAGCGCTGCCCCTCCCCTATGGACGAACGGGGACGCGGACTGCTGCTGGTCGCTGCCCTGGCCCGGCAGTGGGCTGTAGAGCCCGAAGCAGTCGGCAACGTGGTGTGGGCTGAATTCGGCGTCTCATACCAGCGTGAGGAGGGGTGA